Within the Candidatus Bathyarchaeota archaeon genome, the region GAATCAAAAGAAAGCCGGGTTGTTCTGCTTAGCAGTCTAGAAAAACCCATAAAATTTTCATAAAATAGTTATTAGGTTGCTATATGAGATTTTGACGTTACATTTGTTCAAAATATAAATGTTTAAATAATGTGCCTCCTAATGGGATAAAGTCATGGCTGAGTAGAGGTGGCCGAAATGGTCAATGTGGGTAGAGGCAGACTGTTCAGGCGGAAAGACGGAAAGTATTTAATATATCTCCCAAAGGATTTGGCTGAAGACAGCATGTTCCCCTTTAAAGGAGAAGAATCCGTTTATGTTAAAGTAAGCTTCGAACTGGGCGACGAAAAATTAGTGGTTGAAAGATGGCCTGAAAAGGAAAGTCGAAAGTAGACTTTCCGTCAATACACCCCTTACATTTTCTTGAAAACCGTTATTATTATCGTTCTACATTTTATCCTTGAGGTTAAGTTATGTCCTTAAAATCCTTACTTACTGAAATCCATGAAGAACTTAAGAAGAGGGAAAAAGCAAAGGAAAAAGTTCAAAATATTATGAGAAAAGCTACTAGGCTTTCAAAGCAAGCAATACTTTTGACCCATCAAAAACGCATAAAGGAATCAAAGGATCTGTTAAAGGAGGCTAAATCACTCTTTAAACAGTTACAAAGGATATGCAAAAAATATCCCGACATGTTTTATAGCGGGATGGTTAACGCAGCGTTTCAAGAATATGCAGAGGCTAACATACTTACCGAACTCATAGAAAATGAACGTTTTCCAAGTCCATCAGAAATCGAAGTTCCCATAGTTGATTACATTCTTGGTTTAGCGGATGTAGTTGGAGAGTTTAGAAGGCAAGCATTAGACGCTTTAAGAAAGGGAGACGTTTCATATGCCGAGAAATGCTTGGAAGTGATGGAGACAATTTATGTTGAGTTAATGACCATGGAGGACGGATACATACTTGTGCCTGGTTTAAGGAGAAAATGCGACGTTGCCAGAAGGATAATTGAAACAACGAGGGGAGAAGTAACGGTTGAAGCCAGAAGAAGTTCACTTGAGAAGGCGATAAAAAATCTTGAGAAAAAGCTTAAGGAAAAGGGAAAATCGAAAATTGAAATGTAATGTTCCAGCGAATTTTTCCGTTGAAAAAGCCCGTCTAATTCAGTTAGAACTTTCAAAAAAGATAGTTAAGGAAGACATGTTTTCTAAGGAAGTAAAATATGTTGCAGGAGTTGACGTAGCCTACACGAACGGAAAGGCAATAGGCGCAGTAGCAGTTTTTGATTTTCCTTCACTTTCCCGAATTGAAGTTAAAACTACAATTGTTGAAAACCGTTTCCCGTATATTCCGACATTACTCTCATTTAGGGAGCTTCACCCAACGTTGTCTGCGATAAAGAAATTAAGCGAATCTCCAGACGTCTACCTTGTTGACGGACATGGTTTAGCTCATCCCTACCGCTTAGGGTTTGCAAGTCATTTAGGCTTAATACTTAAAAAGCCAACTATAGGAGTTGCGAAAAGTCTCCTATATGGAAAAGTTGTAAAAACTCCTAAGAAAGTTGGAGAAGCCACCTTGATATATGATAACGAGGAAGTGATTGGTGCGGTTCTTCTTACCAAAGAGAAAAGGAAGCCTATTTATGTTAGCATTGGACACATGATTTCCCTTGAAACTGCAATAGAAATTGTGAAAGGTTGCATACGAGAGTAT harbors:
- the nfi gene encoding deoxyribonuclease V (cleaves DNA at apurinic or apyrimidinic sites), coding for MKCNVPANFSVEKARLIQLELSKKIVKEDMFSKEVKYVAGVDVAYTNGKAIGAVAVFDFPSLSRIEVKTTIVENRFPYIPTLLSFRELHPTLSAIKKLSESPDVYLVDGHGLAHPYRLGFASHLGLILKKPTIGVAKSLLYGKVVKTPKKVGEATLIYDNEEVIGAVLLTKEKRKPIYVSIGHMISLETAIEIVKGCIREYRIPEPIRAAHLAANELKRKIVRKH